In Scatophagus argus isolate fScaArg1 chromosome 3, fScaArg1.pri, whole genome shotgun sequence, one genomic interval encodes:
- the rpl29 gene encoding 60S ribosomal protein L29, giving the protein MAKSKNHTTHNQSRKAHRNGIKKPRSHRYESLKGVDPKFLRNMRFAKKHNKKGLKAAQKAVQKAAQEK; this is encoded by the exons ATGGCCAAGTCGAAGAACCACACAACCCACAACCAGT CTCGTAAAGCCCACAGGAATGGCATCAAGAAGCCCAGATCCCACCGCTATGAGTCTCTGAAGGGG GTGGACCCTAAGTTCCTGAGGAACATGCGCTTTGCCAAGAAGCACAACAAGAAGGGACTGAAGGCGGCGCAGAAGGCGGTGCAGAAGGCAGCCCaggaaaaataa